The following are encoded in a window of Rosa chinensis cultivar Old Blush chromosome 4, RchiOBHm-V2, whole genome shotgun sequence genomic DNA:
- the LOC112198669 gene encoding uncharacterized protein LOC112198669, giving the protein MNQNMDLCLTEDELEKLTSESSDDDKKYYKEWHKANKMAKNVIKTTMSDTVRGSIEEPDLAMDYLYAIHDKYKESDKAEAARLAKEFNELKYTGTGKVREHIMKLIEINAQLRDLNMGVTDDYVVHAALHSLPNSFSQLRTSYNAQKEKWSLKELIAICVDEEDRMRKEKEPSTSVNLVEKPKKKYQN; this is encoded by the coding sequence ATGAACCAGAACATGGACCTTTGCTTAACTGAGGATGAACTTGAGAAGCTTACTAGTGAAAGTTCAGATGACGATAAGAAGTACTATAAAGAGTGGCATAAGGCTAATAAGATGGCAAAGAATGTGATTAAGACTACTATGTCAGACACAGTTAGAGGTAGCATAGAAGAACCTGATCTAGCCATGGATTACCTGTATGCCATCCATGACAAGTACAAAGAGAGTGATAAGGCTGAGGCTGCTAGATTGGCAAAGGAATTTAATGAGCTTAAGTACACTGGCACAGGGAAGGTGAGAGAGCATATCATGAAGTTAATTGAGATTAATGCTCAGCTTAGGGACCTCAACATGGGGGTCACTGATGATTATGTAGTGCATGCTGCACTGCATTCCTTGCCAAATAGTTTTAGCCAACTCAGGACTAGCTACAATGCTCAAAAGGAAAAATGGAGTCTTAAGGAGCTGATTGCCATATGTGTAGATGAGGAAGACAGGatgagaaaagagaaagagccAAGTACCTCAGTGAACCTTGTTGAGAAGCCTAAGAAGAAATACCAAAACTAG